A genome region from Bradyrhizobium commune includes the following:
- a CDS encoding site-2 protease family protein, with protein MNISLYDLSVWVLPVLLAITFHEAAHGFVAHRLGDNTAWQLGRVSFNPLRHIDPFGTLILPAMLLFAHSPFLFGYAKPVPVNFRNLNNPKLDMVWVALAGPLTNILLALATGLAFHALPLAPASSAQWIANNLVNSLRINAVLAVFNMMPIPPLDGGRVAVGLLPRPLALPLARLEPFGMLILIALLIVLPLVGSRFGLNLDAISVILGTLTDYVIQAVLLLTGNAYLMQYA; from the coding sequence GTGAACATCTCCCTCTACGACCTCTCCGTCTGGGTGCTGCCGGTGCTGCTCGCCATCACCTTCCACGAAGCGGCGCATGGCTTCGTGGCGCACCGTCTCGGGGACAACACGGCCTGGCAGCTCGGACGCGTCAGCTTCAATCCCCTCCGCCATATCGATCCGTTCGGCACCCTGATCCTGCCGGCGATGCTGCTGTTTGCGCATTCGCCGTTCCTGTTCGGCTATGCCAAGCCGGTGCCGGTGAATTTTCGTAATCTCAACAATCCGAAGCTCGACATGGTCTGGGTGGCGCTGGCCGGTCCACTCACCAACATCCTGCTGGCGCTTGCTACGGGCCTGGCATTCCATGCCTTGCCGCTTGCTCCGGCAAGCTCGGCGCAATGGATCGCGAACAACCTTGTGAATTCGCTCCGGATCAACGCCGTGCTGGCGGTCTTCAACATGATGCCGATCCCGCCGCTCGACGGCGGACGGGTCGCGGTCGGGCTGCTGCCCCGGCCGCTCGCTTTGCCCCTGGCGCGGCTCGAGCCGTTCGGCATGCTGATCCTGATCGCGCTGCTGATCGTGCTGCCTTTGGTCGGTTCCCGGTTCGGTCTAAATCTTGATGCTATTTCAGTAATACTGGGAACGTTGACCGATTATGTGATTCAGGCTGTTCTCTTGCTGACCGGCAATGCGTACTTGATGCAATACGCTTGA
- the exbB gene encoding tonB-system energizer ExbB, translating into MKKTTFQASLAAAVVLAATWLAAPVSAQTPNQPAAPAQSPAPAAAPSATAVAAPTASVTAAPVAAKPDATPGIAPAMKELSPWVMFMSADIIVKAVMIGLAFASLMTWTVFIAKSIELSVVSGKLRSALKKIAEARSLAEAQMALGAREGILPSFLTAALREARMSAGLSSDTGIKERAASSFSEITRAEARRIRIGMGVLASIGSTSPFVGLFGTVWGIMNSFIGISKSQTTNLAVVAPGIAEALLATAIGLVAAIPAVIIYNHFSRVTKSYLELVNRASGAAARLLSRDLDRTHGGAHSRAAE; encoded by the coding sequence ATGAAGAAGACAACTTTCCAAGCAAGCCTCGCCGCAGCCGTCGTTCTGGCGGCGACCTGGCTCGCAGCTCCTGTTTCTGCCCAGACACCAAACCAGCCGGCGGCGCCGGCACAATCGCCGGCTCCGGCAGCTGCACCGTCGGCAACCGCTGTCGCCGCGCCGACCGCGTCTGTCACGGCCGCGCCAGTGGCCGCGAAGCCCGATGCGACACCCGGCATCGCGCCGGCCATGAAGGAATTGTCGCCCTGGGTGATGTTCATGTCGGCGGACATCATCGTGAAGGCGGTGATGATCGGGCTTGCGTTCGCCTCGCTGATGACCTGGACCGTCTTCATCGCCAAGTCGATCGAGCTCTCGGTCGTTTCCGGCAAGCTGCGTTCGGCGCTGAAGAAGATCGCGGAGGCGCGCTCGCTCGCCGAAGCGCAGATGGCGCTTGGCGCCAGGGAGGGAATCCTTCCATCGTTCCTGACGGCGGCGTTGCGTGAGGCGCGGATGTCGGCCGGCCTGTCCAGCGACACCGGCATCAAGGAGCGCGCGGCATCGAGCTTTTCGGAGATCACGCGGGCGGAAGCGCGGCGCATCCGCATCGGCATGGGCGTGCTCGCCAGTATCGGCTCGACGTCGCCTTTCGTCGGCCTGTTCGGCACCGTGTGGGGCATCATGAACAGCTTCATCGGCATCTCGAAGTCGCAGACCACGAACCTTGCCGTCGTCGCGCCCGGCATCGCCGAAGCGCTGCTGGCGACCGCGATCGGCCTCGTCGCCGCGATCCCTGCGGTCATCATCTACAACCACTTCTCGCGCGTGACGAAGAGCTATCTCGAGCTCGTCAACCGCGCCTCGGGCGCGGCGGCGCGGCTGCTCTCGCGCGATCTCGACCGCACCCACGGTGGCGCGCATTCGCGCGCGGCGGAGTGA
- the exbD gene encoding TonB system transport protein ExbD produces the protein MAVSLTDNDDDDDFSETHDINVTPFIDVILVLLIIFMVAAPLSTVDLPIDLPTSSAMPQKKPDKPTYVSIKPDLTLAIGENAVKRTELISSLDALADMSKDKYVFLRADRAVPYGELMSVMEILRSGGYSRVKLVALEAPPAAAAPSPDTVKP, from the coding sequence ATGGCCGTTTCGCTCACAGACAATGATGACGACGACGATTTCTCCGAGACGCATGACATCAACGTCACGCCGTTCATCGACGTCATTCTGGTGCTGCTGATCATCTTCATGGTCGCCGCGCCGCTGTCGACGGTCGATCTGCCGATCGACCTGCCGACGTCGAGCGCAATGCCGCAGAAGAAGCCGGACAAGCCGACCTATGTCAGCATCAAGCCCGATCTGACGTTGGCGATCGGGGAAAACGCGGTCAAGCGCACCGAGCTGATCAGCTCGCTCGATGCGCTCGCCGACATGAGCAAGGACAAGTACGTGTTCCTGCGCGCCGACCGCGCCGTGCCCTATGGCGAGCTGATGAGCGTGATGGAAATCCTGCGCTCCGGCGGCTATTCTCGGGTCAAGCTGGTGGCGCTGGAGGCGCCTCCTGCGGCGGCTGCGCCGTCGCCGGATACGGTCAAACCCTGA
- a CDS encoding ABC transporter ATP-binding protein, giving the protein MSSVQIRDVRKSFGNFEVLHGVSIPIEDGQFVVLVGPSGCGKSTLLRMLAGLENITSGTISIGDRVVNNVQPKERDIAMVFQNYALYPHMTVGENMGFSLKLRNAGSDEINKRVKRAAEILALTPLLERYPRQLSGGQRQRVAMGRAIVRDPQVFLFDEPLSNLDAKLRVAMRTEIKELHQRLKTTTVYVTHDQIEAMTMADKIVVMHDGIVEQMGTPLELYDKPENQFVAGFIGSPAMNFLKGHVRVNGVATFEGPNGVKLPLKNAPAASDGKPVVYGVRPEHFTIADDGADAEIIVVEPTGSETQVFAKVGGEQVVAVFRERHQFNPGDKVKLKPDPALVHLFDEATGKRI; this is encoded by the coding sequence ATGTCGTCTGTGCAAATCCGCGACGTGCGGAAATCGTTCGGCAATTTTGAAGTCCTGCACGGCGTGTCGATCCCGATCGAGGATGGCCAGTTCGTCGTCCTGGTTGGCCCCTCCGGCTGCGGCAAGTCGACGCTTCTGCGCATGCTCGCAGGTCTCGAGAACATCACCTCCGGCACGATCTCGATCGGCGACCGCGTCGTCAACAATGTCCAGCCCAAGGAGCGGGACATTGCGATGGTGTTCCAGAACTACGCGCTCTATCCGCACATGACGGTCGGCGAGAACATGGGCTTCTCGCTGAAGCTGCGCAACGCCGGCTCCGACGAGATCAACAAGCGCGTCAAGCGCGCCGCCGAAATCCTCGCACTGACGCCATTGCTCGAGCGCTATCCGCGCCAGCTCTCCGGAGGCCAGCGCCAGCGCGTCGCGATGGGCCGCGCCATCGTGCGCGATCCCCAGGTGTTCCTGTTCGACGAACCCTTGTCGAACCTCGACGCCAAGCTGCGCGTCGCCATGCGCACCGAGATCAAGGAGCTGCACCAGCGGCTCAAGACCACGACCGTCTACGTCACCCACGACCAGATCGAGGCCATGACCATGGCCGACAAGATCGTCGTCATGCACGACGGCATCGTCGAGCAGATGGGCACGCCGCTCGAGCTCTACGACAAGCCGGAGAACCAGTTCGTCGCGGGCTTCATCGGCTCGCCGGCCATGAACTTCCTGAAAGGGCATGTGCGCGTCAATGGCGTTGCGACCTTCGAGGGACCGAACGGCGTCAAGCTGCCGCTCAAGAACGCACCGGCTGCGTCCGACGGCAAGCCGGTGGTCTACGGCGTCCGTCCCGAGCATTTCACCATTGCCGATGATGGCGCCGATGCCGAGATCATCGTGGTCGAGCCGACCGGCTCGGAGACGCAGGTGTTTGCGAAGGTCGGCGGCGAGCAGGTCGTCGCCGTCTTCCGCGAGCGTCACCAGTTCAATCCGGGCGACAAGGTCAAGCTGAAGCCGGACCCGGCGCTGGTGCATTTGTTCGACGAGGCGACAGGCAAACGCATTTAG
- a CDS encoding IlvD/Edd family dehydratase, protein MTKKPTNGHAPAGNGTRRHLRSQEWFNNPHNPGMTALYMERYLNYGLTRAELQSGKPIIGIAQTGNDLSPCNRHHIELAHRVREGIREAGGIAMEFPTHPIQETGKRPTAALDRNLAYLGLVEILYGYPLDGVVLTTGCDKTTPACMMAAATVNLPAIVLSGGPMLNGWHAGERTGSGTIVWKSRERLAAGEIDYEEFMEIVASSAPSVGHCNTMGTASTMNGLAEALGFSLPGCAAIPAPYRERGQIAYETGKRAVEMVWEDLKPSDILTRKAFENCIVINSAIGGSTNAPIHINALARHIGVELSIDDWQKFGHDVPLLVNMQPAGFYLGEEFHRAGGVPAVVRELMKHKRIHEDAVTVNGRGIGENCKDAPVPDNDVIRAYDKPLVKDAGFLVLKGNLFDSAIMKTSVISKEFRDRYLSNPKDLNAFEGRAIVFEGPEDYHERIDDASLDIDERCVLFIRGTGPIGYPGGAEVVNMQPPAALIKRGIHSLPCIGDGRQSGTSGSPSILNASPEAAANGGLAILRTSDKVRVDLNKGSANILISDDEVKKRHAELMANGGFKHPPNQTPWQEIYRNTVGQQSTGACMELATRYQNVAGTFGVARDNH, encoded by the coding sequence ATGACAAAAAAGCCAACCAATGGGCATGCGCCCGCCGGTAACGGCACCCGCCGCCACCTTCGCTCGCAGGAATGGTTCAACAACCCGCACAATCCGGGCATGACCGCGCTCTATATGGAGCGCTATCTGAACTACGGCCTGACCCGCGCCGAGCTCCAGTCCGGCAAGCCGATCATCGGCATCGCGCAGACTGGTAACGACCTCTCCCCCTGCAACCGCCATCACATCGAGCTCGCGCACCGGGTGCGCGAAGGCATCCGCGAGGCCGGCGGCATTGCGATGGAATTCCCGACCCATCCCATCCAGGAGACCGGCAAGCGCCCGACCGCGGCGCTCGACCGCAACCTCGCCTATCTCGGCCTGGTCGAGATCCTCTACGGCTATCCGCTCGACGGCGTGGTGCTGACCACCGGCTGCGACAAGACCACGCCGGCCTGCATGATGGCGGCCGCGACCGTGAACCTGCCGGCGATCGTGCTGTCGGGCGGCCCGATGCTCAACGGCTGGCATGCCGGCGAGCGCACCGGCTCCGGCACCATTGTTTGGAAATCTCGCGAAAGACTCGCCGCCGGCGAGATCGACTATGAAGAGTTCATGGAGATCGTGGCGTCCTCGGCACCCTCCGTCGGCCATTGCAACACCATGGGCACGGCGTCGACCATGAACGGGCTTGCCGAAGCGCTCGGCTTCTCGCTGCCGGGCTGCGCGGCGATCCCCGCGCCCTATCGCGAGCGCGGCCAGATCGCCTACGAGACGGGAAAACGCGCCGTCGAGATGGTCTGGGAAGACCTCAAGCCGTCGGACATTCTGACGCGCAAGGCGTTCGAGAACTGCATCGTGATCAATTCGGCGATCGGCGGCTCGACCAACGCGCCGATCCACATCAACGCGCTGGCCCGTCACATCGGCGTCGAGCTGTCGATCGACGACTGGCAGAAATTCGGCCACGACGTGCCGCTGCTGGTCAACATGCAGCCGGCCGGCTTCTATCTCGGCGAGGAATTCCACCGCGCCGGCGGCGTGCCGGCCGTGGTGCGCGAATTGATGAAGCACAAGCGCATCCATGAGGACGCGGTCACGGTGAACGGCCGCGGCATCGGCGAGAACTGCAAGGATGCGCCGGTGCCGGACAACGACGTGATCCGGGCCTACGATAAGCCGCTGGTGAAAGACGCCGGCTTCCTGGTGCTGAAGGGCAATCTGTTCGATTCCGCGATCATGAAGACCAGCGTGATCTCGAAGGAATTCCGCGACCGCTATCTCAGCAATCCGAAAGACCTGAACGCCTTCGAGGGGCGCGCGATCGTGTTCGAGGGTCCGGAAGATTATCACGAGCGAATCGACGATGCTTCGCTCGACATCGACGAGCGCTGCGTGCTGTTCATCCGCGGCACCGGCCCGATCGGCTATCCCGGCGGGGCCGAGGTCGTGAACATGCAGCCGCCGGCAGCGCTGATCAAACGCGGCATCCACTCTCTGCCCTGCATCGGCGACGGCCGCCAGTCCGGCACCTCGGGCTCGCCGTCGATCCTGAACGCCTCGCCGGAAGCCGCCGCCAATGGCGGGCTCGCGATCCTCAGGACCAGCGACAAAGTGCGCGTCGACCTCAACAAGGGCAGCGCGAATATCCTGATCTCGGACGACGAGGTGAAGAAGCGTCACGCCGAGCTGATGGCCAACGGCGGCTTCAAGCATCCGCCGAACCAGACGCCGTGGCAGGAGATCTACCGCAACACCGTCGGCCAACAATCGACCGGCGCCTGCATGGAGCTCGCCACGCGCTACCAGAACGTCGCCGGCACGTTTGGTGTGGCGCGGGATAATCACTAG
- a CDS encoding serine hydrolase domain-containing protein — translation MDFRRRDIVKLAAGACALPLVSRGAFAQLAPNPPSIRPPSPAERGAMGGLARAFMDKYSVPALSFAIGYAGAIVHQAAFGVADREQNEAATPQHLFRIASVSKMITSVTLFRLIEENRLKLTDRVFGPDALLGTDYGAPPYSPGIDQITLEHLLTHTGGGWSNDNRDPMFTHPHMDHAQLISWTLANRPPGQHYAYSNFGYCVLGRVIEKLTGQRYAEHVRAEVLARCGVTDMTIAGNTSDQRQAGEVAYYDRVENPYEMNVRRMDSHGGWIATPTDLVQFLMHVDGYARPANILRPHTIQTMTTAPSYSPDYAKGFCINNSGNWWHNGSLPGTSTIAVRTHGGFCWAAFTNTRRPNTKMDDELDELNWSMARQVSEWKVA, via the coding sequence ATGGACTTCAGACGTCGGGATATTGTGAAGCTCGCGGCCGGGGCATGTGCGCTGCCGCTGGTCTCGCGCGGCGCATTCGCGCAGCTCGCGCCCAATCCGCCGAGCATCCGCCCGCCCTCGCCGGCCGAGCGCGGCGCGATGGGCGGGCTCGCGCGCGCCTTCATGGACAAATACAGCGTGCCGGCGCTCTCCTTTGCGATCGGCTATGCCGGCGCGATCGTGCACCAGGCCGCCTTCGGCGTGGCCGATCGCGAGCAAAACGAGGCGGCGACGCCGCAGCATCTGTTTCGCATCGCCAGTGTCAGCAAGATGATCACTTCGGTGACGCTGTTCCGGCTGATCGAGGAGAACCGCCTCAAGCTCACTGATCGCGTGTTCGGCCCCGACGCGCTGCTCGGCACCGACTACGGCGCGCCGCCCTACTCGCCCGGCATCGACCAGATCACGCTCGAGCATCTCCTGACCCATACCGGCGGCGGCTGGAGCAACGACAACCGCGATCCCATGTTCACGCATCCGCACATGGATCATGCACAGCTGATCTCATGGACGCTCGCCAACCGGCCGCCGGGCCAGCATTACGCCTACTCGAATTTCGGCTATTGCGTGCTCGGACGGGTCATCGAAAAACTCACTGGCCAGCGTTATGCCGAGCATGTCCGCGCCGAGGTGCTGGCGCGCTGCGGCGTCACCGACATGACGATTGCGGGCAACACGAGCGACCAGCGCCAGGCCGGCGAGGTCGCCTATTACGACCGGGTCGAAAACCCCTATGAGATGAATGTCAGGCGGATGGATTCCCATGGCGGGTGGATCGCGACGCCGACCGACCTCGTACAATTCCTGATGCATGTGGACGGATATGCGCGCCCCGCCAACATCCTGCGGCCGCACACGATCCAGACCATGACCACCGCGCCGAGCTACAGCCCGGACTACGCTAAGGGTTTTTGCATCAACAATTCGGGCAATTGGTGGCACAATGGCAGCCTGCCTGGCACCTCTACCATTGCGGTCAGGACCCATGGCGGCTTCTGCTGGGCTGCCTTCACCAACACCAGGCGGCCGAACACCAAGATGGACGACGAACTCGACGAGCTCAACTGGAGCATGGCGCGCCAGGTCAGCGAATGGAAGGTGGCCTGA
- a CDS encoding SDR family NAD(P)-dependent oxidoreductase: MNRIDLNGRAAIVTGGAQGFGRAITERFVASGAKVAIWDFDATLAERTAKEIGGETKVFKVDVTDTAAVEQARDATLAAFGKIDILVNNAGIAGVNKPVWETDLEEWRKVLRINLDGPFIVCKAIVPVMLKQKYGRIVNIASIAGKEGNPNASHYSASKAGLIALTKSLGKELAAHDILVNAVTPAAAKTAIFDQMTQQHIDFMLSKIPKGRFVLVEELAAMVAWLSSQDCGFSTGAVFDISGGRATY, encoded by the coding sequence ATGAACAGGATCGACCTCAACGGCCGCGCGGCAATCGTCACCGGCGGCGCGCAGGGCTTTGGCCGCGCCATCACCGAGCGCTTCGTCGCCTCCGGCGCCAAGGTCGCGATCTGGGATTTTGACGCTACGCTGGCCGAGAGAACCGCCAAAGAAATCGGCGGCGAGACCAAGGTCTTCAAGGTCGACGTCACCGACACCGCGGCCGTCGAGCAGGCGCGCGATGCGACACTCGCCGCGTTCGGCAAGATCGACATCCTCGTCAACAACGCTGGCATCGCCGGCGTCAACAAGCCGGTCTGGGAGACCGATCTGGAGGAATGGCGCAAGGTGCTGCGCATCAACCTCGACGGTCCCTTCATCGTCTGCAAGGCGATCGTGCCCGTGATGCTCAAGCAGAAATACGGGCGGATCGTGAACATCGCCTCGATCGCCGGCAAGGAAGGCAATCCGAACGCCTCGCATTATTCGGCCTCCAAGGCCGGCCTGATCGCGCTGACGAAATCGCTCGGCAAGGAATTGGCCGCACATGACATCCTCGTGAATGCGGTGACGCCGGCTGCCGCCAAAACCGCGATCTTCGACCAGATGACGCAACAGCATATTGATTTCATGCTGTCGAAAATCCCCAAGGGCCGCTTCGTGCTGGTGGAAGAGCTCGCGGCGATGGTCGCGTGGCTTTCATCCCAAGATTGTGGCTTCTCCACCGGCGCGGTGTTTGATATTTCCGGGGGACGGGCGACCTACTGA
- a CDS encoding SDR family oxidoreductase: MADRLKGKRAVITAAAAGIGRACAVAFAREGATVIATDINEAGIAGLTKDGIAEVAKLDVRNTADVNAFAKRIGKIDILLNAAGFVHHGTILECSEEDFDFSFDLNVKSMHRTIKAFLPEMLAGGGGSIVNISSCAALRPPANRYVYSSSKAAVSLLSRAVALDFITKGIRCNSICPGTVETPSMLDRAAAQGPQGKEMFISRQKMGRLGTADEIASMAVYLGSDESAFTTGVDLVVDGGYML; this comes from the coding sequence ATGGCAGATCGCCTCAAGGGAAAGCGCGCCGTCATCACGGCTGCGGCAGCCGGTATCGGCCGCGCCTGCGCCGTCGCGTTCGCGCGTGAAGGCGCAACCGTCATCGCGACTGACATCAACGAAGCCGGGATTGCGGGCCTGACCAAGGACGGCATCGCTGAAGTGGCAAAACTCGACGTCCGCAACACCGCCGACGTCAACGCGTTTGCGAAACGAATCGGCAAGATCGACATCCTGCTCAATGCGGCCGGCTTCGTGCACCACGGCACCATCCTGGAGTGCTCGGAAGAGGATTTTGACTTCTCGTTCGACCTCAACGTCAAGTCGATGCACCGGACCATCAAGGCCTTCCTGCCCGAGATGCTGGCTGGCGGCGGCGGCAGCATCGTCAACATCTCGTCCTGCGCAGCGCTGCGGCCGCCGGCGAACCGCTATGTCTACAGCTCGTCGAAAGCAGCCGTGTCGCTGCTGAGCCGGGCAGTCGCGCTCGACTTCATCACCAAGGGCATCCGCTGCAACTCGATCTGCCCCGGCACCGTCGAGACGCCGTCGATGCTCGACCGCGCCGCGGCGCAAGGGCCGCAGGGCAAGGAGATGTTCATCTCGCGCCAGAAGATGGGCCGGCTCGGCACCGCCGACGAGATCGCCTCCATGGCGGTCTATCTCGGCAGCGACGAGAGCGCCTTCACCACCGGCGTCGACCTCGTCGTCGACGGCGGCTACATGCTCTGA
- a CDS encoding TonB family protein has product MSDPVLEVKRSRLWLLAVLWVLAGTAALGLHLGGAAWALSHLQTDEADDGLGANGAEFAVEMTSPKLPETDLPPGPDSEAQQYQPQQMQQQAEVKETDLPKEIPHEAEDPDRLVTENDSKKPVEETTKVAKVESQAVEETPNAQDSARQTLNENAREDEKAAAPHQGIGKDISKLTAEWGKRISAYFELHKRYPKDKNKTTAVKLSLVLNRRGNVVSVDVTESSGDSVFDNEAIAMVRRSDPVPVPPAELTDDQFSFSLPVNFKKPPK; this is encoded by the coding sequence ATGTCCGATCCTGTTCTCGAAGTGAAACGATCCCGGCTGTGGCTCCTGGCTGTGCTGTGGGTCCTGGCCGGAACGGCGGCGCTCGGGCTACATCTTGGCGGTGCCGCATGGGCGCTGTCGCATTTGCAGACTGATGAGGCAGACGACGGTCTTGGGGCCAACGGTGCCGAGTTCGCCGTCGAAATGACCTCGCCGAAGCTTCCGGAGACAGACTTGCCGCCGGGGCCGGATAGTGAAGCCCAGCAGTACCAGCCACAGCAGATGCAGCAGCAGGCCGAGGTCAAAGAAACCGATCTGCCGAAGGAAATACCTCACGAAGCCGAGGACCCGGACCGCCTCGTCACCGAAAACGACTCCAAGAAGCCGGTCGAGGAGACCACGAAGGTGGCCAAGGTCGAGAGCCAGGCGGTCGAGGAGACACCGAACGCCCAGGATTCGGCGAGGCAGACGCTCAACGAAAACGCGCGCGAGGATGAAAAGGCGGCGGCACCGCACCAGGGCATCGGCAAGGACATCAGCAAGCTGACGGCCGAGTGGGGCAAGCGGATCAGCGCCTATTTCGAGCTGCACAAGCGTTACCCCAAGGACAAGAACAAGACGACGGCCGTCAAGCTCAGCCTGGTCCTGAACCGCCGCGGCAACGTCGTTTCCGTCGATGTGACGGAATCCTCGGGTGATTCCGTTTTCGACAACGAGGCCATCGCCATGGTGCGCCGTTCGGATCCCGTGCCGGTTCCGCCGGCCGAGCTGACGGACGATCAGTTCTCCTTCAGCCTGCCGGTGAATTTCAAGAAGCCGCCAAAGTAG
- a CDS encoding LacI family DNA-binding transcriptional regulator, translated as MGRKRTKSGKIRLAEVAELAGVSPITASRFFRNPEALSVAKRTRVESAARELGYVPNLAARALASHRTEVIGVLIPSLTNNVFSDVLRGIYDSSEGSRYSIQLSNTRYSILQEEKLLRLFLAQKPAGLIVTGIDQTAESRAMLEAADCPIIQIMEIGPNPVDMMIGFSHYDAARAAIAHLFAQGRRRIGFVGARMDPRVQRRLDGYVSAMKDASLFEQRLIVTTATPTSVTLGGALFTDLVAQVPDIDAVFCANDDLALGVLFECRRREIAVPEQIAIVGFNDLEFMASAVPTLTSVRTNRYEMGRTAATMLIEAIDGRRPERPVLDLGFKVMERQSSSQHRSDSRPAVSGAGASNKMIALPSGHD; from the coding sequence ATGGGTCGAAAGCGCACCAAGTCTGGCAAGATTCGGCTGGCAGAAGTCGCCGAGCTCGCCGGCGTCAGCCCGATCACGGCGTCCCGCTTCTTCCGTAATCCGGAGGCGCTGTCGGTCGCCAAGCGGACGCGGGTCGAGAGCGCGGCCAGGGAGCTCGGCTATGTGCCCAACCTTGCGGCACGGGCACTCGCCTCGCATCGCACCGAGGTGATCGGTGTCTTGATTCCGTCATTGACCAACAACGTGTTTTCCGACGTGCTGCGCGGCATCTATGACTCCTCCGAAGGCAGCCGCTACTCGATCCAGCTGTCCAACACCCGTTACAGCATTCTCCAGGAGGAGAAGCTGCTCCGCCTGTTTCTTGCGCAGAAGCCGGCCGGGCTGATCGTGACCGGGATCGACCAGACCGCGGAATCGCGCGCGATGCTGGAGGCGGCCGACTGCCCGATCATTCAAATCATGGAGATCGGGCCGAACCCCGTCGACATGATGATCGGCTTTTCACACTATGACGCAGCGCGTGCGGCGATTGCGCATCTGTTCGCCCAAGGCCGCCGCAGAATCGGCTTCGTCGGCGCGCGTATGGACCCGCGGGTGCAGCGCCGGCTCGACGGCTACGTCTCCGCCATGAAGGACGCCTCCCTGTTCGAGCAGCGCCTGATCGTCACGACGGCGACGCCGACCTCGGTGACGCTCGGCGGCGCGCTGTTCACCGATCTTGTGGCGCAGGTGCCGGACATCGACGCGGTGTTCTGCGCCAATGACGACCTTGCGCTCGGTGTTCTCTTCGAATGCCGCCGCCGCGAGATCGCGGTGCCCGAGCAGATCGCGATCGTCGGCTTCAATGATCTCGAATTCATGGCGTCGGCGGTCCCGACGCTGACCAGCGTGCGCACCAACCGTTACGAGATGGGCCGGACGGCCGCGACCATGCTGATCGAGGCCATCGACGGACGTCGCCCAGAGCGGCCGGTGCTCGACCTTGGCTTCAAGGTGATGGAGCGCCAGAGTTCGTCGCAGCATCGTTCGGACAGCAGGCCAGCCGTTTCCGGCGCCGGTGCATCGAACAAAATGATAGCGTTACCAAGTGGCCATGACTAG
- a CDS encoding GFA family protein, protein MIREGGCLCGAVRFKAEGEPLNVRVCHCRLCQKAMGSPYFARAQFDQKALTVEGETGRYASSENIDRVFCKQCGTRLFSWRRNGTLAGVALATFDDRNAFAPTEHIWVSEKMAWVEIEDGMIQYPETIPA, encoded by the coding sequence ATGATCCGGGAAGGTGGATGCCTGTGCGGCGCGGTGCGGTTCAAGGCGGAGGGCGAGCCGCTCAACGTCCGCGTCTGCCATTGCCGACTGTGCCAGAAGGCGATGGGCTCGCCCTACTTTGCGCGTGCGCAGTTCGACCAGAAAGCGCTGACCGTCGAGGGCGAGACGGGGCGCTATGCGTCATCCGAAAACATCGACCGCGTGTTCTGCAAGCAGTGCGGCACGCGGCTGTTCTCCTGGCGCCGCAACGGCACGCTGGCGGGCGTCGCACTCGCGACTTTCGATGACCGCAACGCCTTTGCACCGACCGAGCATATCTGGGTCAGCGAGAAGATGGCGTGGGTCGAGATCGAGGACGGCATGATCCAATATCCCGAAACGATTCCTGCCTGA
- a CDS encoding Fe2+-dependent dioxygenase, which yields MLTCIDGVLSKDDVAEFRRIMDASEWEDGRSTAGAQSAMVKRNEQLPPDSEVARKLGNRIISALTSNPRFLAAAIPLQIFPPLFNRYAADSGHHFGLHVDNAIRGDRLTGLRIRTDLSVTLFLSEPEEYDGGELVIEDTYGSHEVKLPAGDCVLYPSTSLHLVTPVTRGARVASFFWLQSMIRDDQARSMIFDLDTAIQALVQRLGRDDPETVKLTGIYHNLIRYWAEV from the coding sequence ATGCTGACATGCATAGACGGCGTCCTGAGCAAGGATGATGTGGCGGAGTTCCGCCGCATCATGGACGCCAGCGAATGGGAGGACGGCCGTTCCACCGCGGGCGCGCAGTCAGCAATGGTCAAGCGCAACGAGCAGTTGCCGCCGGACAGCGAGGTTGCGCGCAAGCTCGGCAACCGCATCATTTCGGCGCTGACGTCGAATCCGCGGTTCCTGGCGGCCGCGATTCCGCTCCAGATCTTCCCGCCGCTGTTCAACCGCTATGCGGCGGATAGCGGCCACCATTTCGGCCTGCATGTCGACAACGCGATCCGGGGCGATCGCCTGACCGGCCTTCGCATCCGCACCGACCTCTCGGTCACGCTGTTCCTCAGCGAGCCCGAGGAGTACGACGGTGGCGAACTTGTGATCGAGGACACCTACGGTTCGCACGAAGTCAAGTTGCCAGCCGGGGATTGCGTGCTTTATCCCTCCACGAGCCTGCATCTCGTCACCCCGGTGACGAGGGGGGCGCGGGTTGCGTCTTTCTTCTGGCTCCAGAGCATGATACGGGACGATCAAGCCCGCAGCATGATCTTTGATCTCGACACCGCCATCCAGGCGCTGGTGCAACGTCTCGGGCGCGACGATCCCGAAACAGTCAAATTGACGGGTATCTATCACAACCTCATTCGCTACTGGGCCGAAGTATGA